The Neptunomonas concharum genomic interval ACGAATGCCACCCCATGGTGTCAATTGCTCCACCAAGTGCCAGTCAATATGCCCTTTGACGGAGTGCCGTTTTAACTCACCTAATAAGCTTGGAATAAAATAAAGCCCCGGCTCAATCGTCACGACAAAATCGGCTTCCAAGTTTCGTGTTAAACGAAGATAGGGATGATTTTCAGGGGGTGGAGTTTGGCTGCCAGACAAGTCTGTTTGCCAGCCACCTATATCATGTACCTGAATACCTAAAAGATGACCTAACCCATGGGGGTAAAAGGTTCGGGTGATAGCGAGCGCATCAGCAGAAGATATCTGCTCAGGCTGTCGTACAATGCCACTGGCTACGAGAATCGTGAACAAACGTCGGTGCATCGCTTCATGTAGTGCAACAAAGGAAACACCAGGCTTAACCTCAGCGACAATAACCTGTTGCGCAATATCCATTTGTTCGATGAGATAATGAAATAGATGACTCCCTTGACTGACGGTGCGGGTAATATCAGCAACGTAACCTTGGTAAACCGCTCCAGCGTCTGCCAGTAAGGTTCTGCGAACAGCTGGCGGCTGGTGGGATTTATGCTGATAGTGCAGTACCGCTGCGTGTTCATTTAAGCCAATAATATTGTTGTAAGGGAGCTGCCCTTCCTGATGACCAATCGCAGTTAAGTAACCTTGGTGTAATTGATACTCACTCAGTGGTTCTTCAAACGCTTGCGACAGATAATGATGCCCCTTAACTGCCGTTCTGTTGGCCTCGCGAATACACGCTTGCTCCCATGGGGTCTTATAAGCTCGATAGTAGTGCAGATGCTGCATGAGAGTTGTTGGGTTATGCGTCAACTCACTACCAACCACCTCACAGAGTTGCTCTGCAATCAGCGCGATACGCTTACCCGTCACGATCTCTTTAAGAACCGTTGCTCTATCCGAATATAAGCGGATATCAAAGTGTTCACACCAAAACTCATTTGGCATCTCTGGGGTAATATGCCAAAAATCATCCGGTGAATAGATGGCGAGCACAGGCTTTCTATCAGGTACGATAAACAACCATCCATCAGGATAATCTGCTAAAAAAGGCACCCAATGCACAAAGTGAGGATTCGGCTTATAGGCCTGTGTGTAATCATCTAAAAAATGATAGGACGGACGGCCTGAGTGAATCAGTAAACCATCGAACCCTTCTTGCTCTAATAAACTACCACAGCGCTGCATAAGCTGTTGAACGTGATCTGTATACATAGTCTGTATCATGAGTTCGGTGTCTCTATTAAGCCGTGAGATTCAAGCTCTTCACGCATTTTCTGCCAAAAAAGCTCAAGCGTTGTCGTTCTGCTGCTATTTTTCAGTCGATAGAGCCGGATTTGTAATGGGATATGCCAACGTTCATCACCCGCTAAAGCAAGGCGCTTATACGCTAGGCTCTCTTCTACCAAACGTTTGGGCAGCCAACCCACACCAAACCCTTCTTTGATCATCGCTTTTACACTGACCGATAGCATATTTTCATTGATCGTGACTAGATGCGGTGTTTCCAGCGCCTGCTGTAGTGAGTGTTCAATCAATGGTCGTAAAAACGAACTGGCGTGATAACTAATATAAGGCAGGGGGGCTTTTTTAGTGCCCGGTAACATGAACAGGGGCTGATGATCTGCATCCAAGGCAGTTACTGGCACTAACTCCTCTTCACATACGACAAGATGCTCAAAACGAGGGTCATTAAACTCCTCAACATAATTGATTAAGGGATGCCAATAACACAAGACCAAGTCGCATTGCCCTTGGGTTAACGCCGACACAAAATCACTTGCAGCCCATGACGTAGAGGTCAGATTCAGATCAATATCGATACCATAACGCTCAGACGCTGGCATCAGCCAAGTACGATAATAGAGAAGATATAGTGTTTGCGTCGTAGCAAAACGCAAACGGCTCTCCTCTTGTTCACGAATTTCACGGCATTGGGCTTTGGTGTCGCGGGCAATTCTGACCATCTGTTCTGCGCCCGACAAGAAGATCTCCCCAGCAGGTGTGAGACTGAGCGGCAGCGTGTTTCTGTCGATCAATGTCACGCCCATCTCATCTTCAAGCAACTTGATGCGACGGCTTAAGGTCGGTTGAGTCACGTTTTGCTCCTCCGCCGCACGAGAGAAGTGGCGCGTCCGCGCTAAAGCGATAAAATCATCCAGCCAACGAATCTCCATAGAAACCTCGGCCTAACCTTGCCACGTTATCAGGGCACAGCCTGACGTTTTCAGTATGAACTTCATTTACAATGTGACCAACCAATCAGCAATAGGATTGAGTATAGACGATCCTAGCTGTATAGATCGCTCTGGAGACCAACCTGCAAGATGATCAGGTCGCTCATCATAATCCTTAAAAGGCATCTCTAAGGTCATAGCGGGGCAATTGAAATAGTCCCCTACCCAAAACCCTGCAATAGTCATCGTCTCAGGTCCGAATTTCCCCGGCTCATAGCCACGCACGGTTTGGAAATCGGGGTTCACCCGCTGCAAATCCTGCTTAAATTGCTCTTCTTGAGCCAACACTTGCTCGGATACACTCGGTGAACCTGCTTGCCCAGCGATAAAGTTACAAGGCAGCGCTTCATCGCCATGAATATCCAGATACAGATCTACGCCAGTATCCATCATCTTTTGCCGCACATAGTAAACTTCTGGGCTGTTCTTTAGGGTGGGAGATTGCCACTCGCGATTTAAGTTAATCCCCGCCGCATTGGTACGTAGGTGCCCTCTTACTGAACCATCAGGGTTCATATTGGGCACTACCCAAAAGATACACTGTTCTAGCAGTTTGGCTGACAATGGGTCTGTTTCATCCAACAAACGACCCAGCATCCCTTCCGCAAACCACTCAGCCATGGTTTCTCCTGGGTGTTGGCGCGCCGTCACCCAGATATGCTTTTTATGGGCACCGTCATCACCAATTTTGAGCAGGTTAATATCGCGTCCATCCAATGTCGTGCCTATGTCCAGTACTTCACAACGCTCAGATTGCTGGGCGGCTGCCACCAGATCCAAATGTTGTTCATAACTATACGGTGCAAAATAAGCATAATAGATGCTGCCTTGCTCTGGCGTATGCTCAACCACCAGCTCCCCTGCCTCTGTATAACGAGTAGGTACACGAAACCACTCGCGACGATCATAAGAGGCAGCTGCTCGATAATCTGGCCAACCATCGGGGTAAGCCGCGCCTTGCGCGTTTAGAAAACGAAGGGTCAACGCTTCATCAGCCGCACCCTGTACTCGAAAATAAAACCATTGATAGAACTCAGATTGCGTATCATGCTTGATCAGCAACTGTATATCCGACGGCTGCTCGGCCGACACGACTTGAATATTACCGGCATCAAACTGACTGCTGATCTTGACCATGAAAACAACAACTCCTCTATCAAACTGATGTTATAAACGGTTTTCTTCTACACCGTGG includes:
- a CDS encoding LysR family transcriptional regulator, which codes for MEIRWLDDFIALARTRHFSRAAEEQNVTQPTLSRRIKLLEDEMGVTLIDRNTLPLSLTPAGEIFLSGAEQMVRIARDTKAQCREIREQEESRLRFATTQTLYLLYYRTWLMPASERYGIDIDLNLTSTSWAASDFVSALTQGQCDLVLCYWHPLINYVEEFNDPRFEHLVVCEEELVPVTALDADHQPLFMLPGTKKAPLPYISYHASSFLRPLIEHSLQQALETPHLVTINENMLSVSVKAMIKEGFGVGWLPKRLVEESLAYKRLALAGDERWHIPLQIRLYRLKNSSRTTTLELFWQKMREELESHGLIETPNS
- a CDS encoding M14 family metallopeptidase; this encodes MVKISSQFDAGNIQVVSAEQPSDIQLLIKHDTQSEFYQWFYFRVQGAADEALTLRFLNAQGAAYPDGWPDYRAAASYDRREWFRVPTRYTEAGELVVEHTPEQGSIYYAYFAPYSYEQHLDLVAAAQQSERCEVLDIGTTLDGRDINLLKIGDDGAHKKHIWVTARQHPGETMAEWFAEGMLGRLLDETDPLSAKLLEQCIFWVVPNMNPDGSVRGHLRTNAAGINLNREWQSPTLKNSPEVYYVRQKMMDTGVDLYLDIHGDEALPCNFIAGQAGSPSVSEQVLAQEEQFKQDLQRVNPDFQTVRGYEPGKFGPETMTIAGFWVGDYFNCPAMTLEMPFKDYDERPDHLAGWSPERSIQLGSSILNPIADWLVTL
- the pepQ gene encoding Xaa-Pro dipeptidase; translated protein: MYTDHVQQLMQRCGSLLEQEGFDGLLIHSGRPSYHFLDDYTQAYKPNPHFVHWVPFLADYPDGWLFIVPDRKPVLAIYSPDDFWHITPEMPNEFWCEHFDIRLYSDRATVLKEIVTGKRIALIAEQLCEVVGSELTHNPTTLMQHLHYYRAYKTPWEQACIREANRTAVKGHHYLSQAFEEPLSEYQLHQGYLTAIGHQEGQLPYNNIIGLNEHAAVLHYQHKSHQPPAVRRTLLADAGAVYQGYVADITRTVSQGSHLFHYLIEQMDIAQQVIVAEVKPGVSFVALHEAMHRRLFTILVASGIVRQPEQISSADALAITRTFYPHGLGHLLGIQVHDIGGWQTDLSGSQTPPPENHPYLRLTRNLEADFVVTIEPGLYFIPSLLGELKRHSVKGHIDWHLVEQLTPWGGIRIEDNVCVLPEGVENYTRDAFNALQ